From the genome of Candidatus Cloacimonadota bacterium:
CCTATAGATCTCCCTTATTTTTCAATAACTTTCAACAAGGCACTACGCACCCCAAACAATGAAATTGTCGCCGTGGGCAAGGCTTACCAACATGATTGGGTTTTATGGCCTGATGTGTCGTCTGCCTGCTATTTCCGCTTTTCCAGTGCGGGAGATACTCTTGCTACAGCTTTCTGGCCTGTTGATCAGGGAAGTTCAGAACTGGTAGCTGAAGCCTATGATCTGGCTCTGATGGATAATGGCAATATCTTGATTGCCTGTAGATTGCACACTTATAACTGCTCTATCTTGGAAGTCAATCCCGATGGTACGCTTGTTAACCGATTTGATTTACAGGGAGAATACCATTCTTATAATGTGGCTATATGCAGAGAATCCAACAATGCATCATACATTATAGCTTACGTAATGGGTGAGTATCCCGATCATAGCATTCAAGTTGATAGATTTGAAAACGGAGTGTTTGAACCTCTCTTTAGCATATCTTTGTCACGCTTCTTTGTAAACTCAATGATATTGGGGACAGATAATATATATCTATGCGGGAAATTGGGCCTTTATGGTTCTTTACTAAGTTTGACCTACAGTGGAGAATTAAACTGGTCATGGGAACAAGAGGGAGGTAACATGTGCGAAGTGGATTGGAAATATGGCTCCCGCTCGGCTGCATTACTCGCACTCGACAATGAAGACTGCATCTATTGGGCTTGGGGCGATGATCTGTATGGAGCACAAATAATAACCAAGCTCTTGCCCAATGGGCAATTGCCAATAGAGGATGAGGTCCAGACTCCTCCTGTAAGCACTATATCGGCATATCCGAATCCGATGAAAAACCACGTCAGCATAAAAATAGTGCAAGATGATC
Proteins encoded in this window:
- a CDS encoding T9SS type A sorting domain-containing protein, whose protein sequence is MKQSMLILLISIMAALCSMAFAQSGYVYNESLPIVRIASRSIYVCSDNSVVVLSSVDDTMDEWWYYHLAITKLDPYGNLLWRQWLNPSGWPACTITGVDIDAEDTVTFIVTWIGSSVIQLATIDSDGVVAPLSDPIDLPYFSITFNKALRTPNNEIVAVGKAYQHDWVLWPDVSSACYFRFSSAGDTLATAFWPVDQGSSELVAEAYDLALMDNGNILIACRLHTYNCSILEVNPDGTLVNRFDLQGEYHSYNVAICRESNNASYIIAYVMGEYPDHSIQVDRFENGVFEPLFSISLSRFFVNSMILGTDNIYLCGKLGLYGSLLSLTYSGELNWSWEQEGGNMCEVDWKYGSRSAALLALDNEDCIYWAWGDDLYGAQIITKLLPNGQLPIEDEVQTPPVSTISAYPNPMKNHVSIKIVQDDQMIRNDNIDIFNIKGQLVRSLKLVNNETNWDGKDKQGRICPNGIYLLRSSNRNTHTTKICKTR